The segment TGTCCAGGTCGGAGACGGGCGCCATCAAATGCCCGCTATGTGGTGATGCCTTGCCGTTCTTCAGGTCGAGATTCAGCTGCCTGGGAGGGTTCCGCtgcggcagcggtggcggcACATCCTCCTCGATCAGGCTCTTAGATATTTGGAACTTATTCTTGCTCTTCGAACCGGCGGCTGACTTGGGAGTCTCCTTGaaccgatgctgctgctgctgttgttgtagctgTTGGAGGTGCGGATGGAAGAacggttgctgctgctgctgctgcatggtCGGTGTGGATGTGTGCTGGTGCAGGGACTGGGACATGGCCTCGGCCTGGTGCTGCATCCGCTGGTGCTGCGGGAAGTCCGCCGTGTTGTTGAACGGCGAGGAGGCAACAAAGTCTTTTTCGATCCGGTTCTTGCGTGTGCCCAGCGACAGGGACGAGAGAGAACGCGGCAGGAGGGATAGGAATGCGGGTGAGGAGTGGTGTGCTAggggctgttgctgctgatagTTGTTGTGGCTGTGGAGATGATGGAattgctgatgctgatgcggATTGTTGTGAGTGGCGGACGTAGACAAGTGTTGGATTTGATTGGGCGTTAGTAATGCGGTGTTCTTGTTGCTCGCGGCTGCTTGGAGTTTGATTGTTGGTGCATCCTGCAGTTAGGGTTCGTTAAGACAGCACGAAATGGAAGAGAAGAAAGAGAGATCATGTAGCAATCATCCATATCATCCGAAGCTGCTTCGGTTCTCGCGTTAATTTCTCCACAAATCTCATACCAAATCATTTTCTACTATTGTTTAGCGAGAGCGCTTCGCCACGAATGGCTGCTGCAGGTGGAAGGTTGGTTATGTTTTTTGTTGGAGATTAGCTTCGTTAATTCAAATTTTCCTGCTACTGCGCCTAATATCCGGGATGGGGAcaaacagacggacagacgactGCTGCTGGTCCGTGGCAGCACTCACCTCGGCTCCCACTTGATGGAGCTGCTCTCGCAGCTTACGGATATTCGCCTCCGACAGCTTGTAGCTGGGATTGTTCTGATCGCTCTTCAGTCGCTCCAGATTCAGCTTCTCCTGCTCCAGCATTTTCTGTAACGTCTGAATCTTGTACGATTCCATCTCACGACGCTTGATGCTCTGAAAATCAATCAACACAAATCGATTTAGTATTCAATCGAATTCGGAATCATGATCTTACGTCGACCGGCTGGGGCCCTGTAATGGATGCGGTTCGATCCCTTCCCGACAGAATCGGTGTCATTGGCGTGGTCACCACACCAACGGACGCTGGACGTGTCATCTTCTGGCGCTTCACGGCTAACTCCACAATGGTAGAGGCTGCAAAAGGTACGGCGGAAAGGAGCTTTGAATTACTTGTCTAAATAAAGCCAAAACCTCCTAAATTCCATTGGTTTTTTCTGGGACAAGATCACCCACAATGGAAAGAATTTCCCGGGTAATCCCGCGCTCAAAATTAAGCATGTTTGTGGTCAAAATTTTAAAGTTAATGGGTTTCGCCGGAATCGTATTATTCATCAATGGATTGGGCGAGAGGGACGTTGCTCCTGCATTGGTCGACTGCCAGCGGGAGGAACCAGATTGCGCTCCCGAGGAGGTGGCAAAGGATGGCAGCAAGAACATCCTCTTCGATGAGGATGACAAACGTGATCTACAGCGCAGGACGGACGACTTTAAGCGAAAGTATTGCACCAAAGGCGGCATCTGTGAGCCTCCACCACCGAAACCATTTTGGCAGAGCATCGAGGACGCCTGGAGCGATACGGTGCGGACTCTCAAGATCCCCGCCTTCTGGAGCGGTGTAGCGAGCGACTTGGGTAACAGCATATGTCGGTTGTTTAAAGGAGATGATAAGTGGCCCACCCGTGACAATAAGTATACAGAAATCAAGCAGAAACAAGCAAAAGTATACCaaaattatcattatcatggCCTCTCAAATAATAACTGGGGTGCGTGGACTGTTCACCGCCGCCAAAGGACTGTTCCACGTCGTACATGCCATGGACCAGGGATCATTCGATGCAGAGGCCCTCCCGCCGTCCCCGGAGGCCGAGGGGAAGTTTGTGGCCCACTACAAGTGCAACTTGGCCATTCAGCGGGGAATGTACTTCGCTCTCCGTATGCCCGACTGGGCCTCCGAGTTTAAGAAGCAAACCCACGACATTCTGGCCACAACACTGCAACATAACGTGGTCCTGCCAAAGAAGAAGCCGAACAACGCTTCGGGCTCCCAGAAAAAGCTGCGGGGATGCTTCTATGAGGAGCAACTGCATTCCACCCCCGAGGAGAGCAAGCCAATCCGATCGCCCAAGATCAAAGACATCACATGCGGCAAACGTGTGCCCGTCTAGATTCCCGACCTTTAAACTTCATCTATATCCAAATTCTCAATTAAATAGCAATTCCGAACATTTTTGGCACAGGATGATAATCGACTTGATTGTGCGGGCAGGCGTGGTTTATGCTGTGGTTGTGGCCACCAAACACTTCGGTGCATGGGGCCCGTCGGTTGAAACGGTTGAAACACCGGTTGAAACACCGACGGCAGCTGGAGGTTCTCTGGTGTACACTACTACAACCAGGTGGTGATTGCCTTCTTCGAAGTTATCAGCGCCGTGCCCTCGTTTCTGCAGCATTGGCTGGAGCAGGTGCCTGGGATGGTGACAGCGACTTCATGTCCAAGCGATCGAAGAACGAAGTTACAACCAAGAAACATATCGACGAGAGGCCACTGGTGCAGCCGATTAAACCCGGCGCCGAATCGAAGTGCAAGTGTGGCCAGCCAACGGACCCGGGTCTGGTGCCCAACGACGGGACACAATCATCGTTCTGCAATGACAAGGAATGTCCCAAGACAAAGGTTCCGTGCAAGGAGCGATTCAAGGATGACTTCATCTACAAGCC is part of the Drosophila miranda strain MSH22 chromosome Y unlocalized genomic scaffold, D.miranda_PacBio2.1 Contig_Y1_pilon, whole genome shotgun sequence genome and harbors:
- the LOC117185862 gene encoding uncharacterized protein LOC117185862 — its product is MISGPPVTISIQKSSRNKQKYTKIIIIMASQIITGVRGLFTAAKGLFHVVHAMDQGSFDAEALPPSPEAEGKFVAHYKCNLAIQRGMYFALRMPDWASEFKKQTHDILATTLQHNVVLPKKKPNNASGSQKKLRGCFYEEQLHSTPEESKPIRSPKIKDITCGKRVPV